The genomic region TCAGTTTCAGGTCTTTCATGAGAGGAAACCAGTTTTGATGCTGAGCCATGGTAAACAACTCTCCCACTGTGAGGCCATAGCGGACCGGAACCGGTAACGCACCCACAAAACTCATCAGGGTTGAATCGGGGATGGGGCCTTCCGAAATTAAACCACCGAGTGGATTCGGACGATCAAGGATGATAACCGGGATACCTGCCATGGCAGCCGATTCCAGGCAGTACCGGATGGTTGACAAATAGGTGTACCACCGGAGCCCCACTTCCTGAATGTCGATCAGAAGTGTATCAGCCACCCCAAAATCGGATGTCAGGGGCTTCTTTTTGTTTCCATAGAGAGAAACCACCGGCCGGCCCTTGTATTGCTCATCGGTTGAATGGACCCCATCGGGCAGATTGGTACCAAAACCATGTTCCGGACTGAAAAAAACAGCCGCTCTTTCCGTTTTGATGAGTGAATCGGCAAGATTGAACAACCGTTGACTGCTTGAATTTGTCAGCAGTGCATACTGATTTCCTGATAAGCGTCCAGATTCCCAGGCCAGTTCAGAGGCCAGCCGGACCCTGCCGGAATCCGTTGAAGAATAATGATCTCCTGCCGGTGGGAAGGCTGTAAGGCTCAGAAAGGTCAGAAGAGAGGTCACCATTTACATATCCCGGTTGTCTGGTGGATCGTGAGAAAAAGCAGGTATCGTTCCTGATCAGGCTACCCAACTTACAACAAATTTAACAATGAAACAGCGCACACTGGAAAATGGATGGGGTCCTGAAGTCTGCCAGTTACCATAAACAAAAAACCCCGCACAGAGCGGGGTTTTCGCAATCTGAAAAATTCAGATCAGAATCCGTAGTTGGCTACCAGATCGGCTGCGTTGAAATGATAGGCAATTTCGATGGCGGCATTTTCGGTGGAATCGCTGCCATGTACAATGTTTTCGCCAACCGAATCGGCATACAGTTTCCGGACGGTTCCGGGTTCAGCATTGGCGGGATTGGTTGCTCCGATCAGTTTACGGAAATCGGCCACTGCATTTTCCTTTTCAAGAACCATGGGAACACAGGGACCAGAGGACATGAAGGTAACCAATTCACCAAAAAACGGACGTTCTTTGTGAACTGCATAGAATCCACCTGCTGTTTCCTGGGTCAGGCGGGTCATTTTCATTGCGACCACTTTGAAACCTGCTTCCTGAATCTGCGCGGTTACTTTACCAATCAGGTTTTTGCGGACACAGTCCGGTTTGAGAATCGCAAGCGTGCGTTCTACTGCCATTTTTACTCCAATTATGATTATTTACCCAAAACTTTTTTCATGGTATCGCCGATAGTGGCCGGTGAATCGGCCACATGAATACCGCATTCCTTCATAACTCTGATTTTTTCTTCTGCTGTTCCTTTTCCACCCGAGATGATGGCGCCAGCGTGACCCATCCGGCGACCAGGAGGGGCGGTACGACCGGCAATAAATCCCACAACCGGTTTTTTCACATGATCGCGAATGTAGTATGCAGCATCTTCCTCATCCGACCCACCAATTTCACCGATCAGCACAATGGCATCGGTTTCAGGGTCCTCATTAAACAGCCGGACAGCATCGATATGACGGGTTCCGATAATGGGATCCCCACCGATTCCGATACAGGTCGACTGGCCGATTCCGAGTTTGGTCAATTGGTTCACTGCTTCATAAGTCAGGGTTCCCGACCGTGAGATGAGGCCGACACGGCCTGGCGAGAAGATGAAACCGGGCATGATCCCGATTTTTGCGATACCGGGCGTGATGATTCCCGGACAGTTGGGTCCGATGAGCCGTGTTTCACGTCCCTGAAGGTAGGTCCATGCCTTCATCATGTCATTAACAGGAATTCCCTCGGTGATACAGATGACCAATCTGATTCCGGCATCGGCTGCTTCCATCACGGCATCGGCTGCAGCAACAGCCGGAACGAAAATGATGGAGGTATTGGCACCGGTTTCCTTCACTGCCTGATCAACGGTATTAAAGACCGGTGTTCCCTCGTGAATCGTTCCGCCCTTGCCTGGTGTTACTCCACCAACGACCGGTGTTCCATACTCCTTCATCTGACCGGCGTGGAAGGATCCTTCCTGCCCGGTAATTCCCTGAACAATTACTTTAGTTGAACGGTCAACAAGCACTGCCATTTTTCTGCTCTCCGGTTTTTAGAATTTGAATGTTTCGATGGCCCTGGCTGTGGTCAGCAGTGTGGCTTCATCAAAGTGGTTACCCAATAACTGAACCCCGATCGGAAGTCCGTCAGAGGCCAGGCCGGCAGGAATTGAGACCCCCGGGATTCCTGCGAGGTTGGCCGAAACGGTAAAAATGTCCGACAGGTACATTTCGAGCGGATCAGTGGTTTTCTCGCCAATCCGGAAGGCAGTACCCGGTGTGGTGGGGGTTAACAAAACATCCACAGACTCAAATGCCTTTTCGAAATCCTGGCGGATCAGGCGCCGGACCTTTTGTGCTTTGGCATAATAGGCATCGTAGTAGCCGGCTGATAACACATAGGTTCCCAGCATGATGCGGCGCTTGACTTCCGGACCAAATCCTTCGCTGCGGGACTTCACATACATGGCATTGAGTGTAGCCGGTTTTTCAGCACGGCTGGTGAACCGTACTCCATCGTACCGAGCCAGGTTGCTCGAGGCTTCGGCTGTTGTCAGAATGTAATATGTGGCGATGCAATAAGGAGTATGAGGCAGTTTCACCGAAGTAACGGTGGCTCCTTCAGACTTCAGCCGATCTGCGACCGCCAGCAAACGGTTTTTAATTTCGGGGTTCAACCCTTCTGCCAGGTATTCATCCGGAATTCCGACCCGGAGTTTTCCAACCGGTTTATTAAGTCCGGCAGCATAACCGGGAACAGGCAAGGGTGCCGAGGTTGAGTCCAGAGGGTCGTGACCGGCCAGCACTTCCATGATCAGTGCTGCATCTTCCACAGAATGGGTAAACGGTCCGACCTGATCAAAGGAGGATGCATAGGCAATCAGACCAAAGCGGCTCACTCGCCCGTAAGTCGGTTTCAAACCAACTATTCCGCAAAGGGCGGCCGGAAAGCGGATGGACCCACCGGTATCGGTGCCAAGAGAGGCCATGGCAAGGCCGGCAGCCACGGCAACAGCCGATCCGCCCGAACTTCCACCAGGAACGCGTTCGGGATCCATCGGATGCCGAACCGGGCCAAAAGCTGAATTTTCATTGGATGACCCCATGGCAAACTCATCCATGTTGGTACGACCGATCAGAATGGCATCTGCCTCGATCAGCTTTTTAACAACAGTTGAATGATAGACCGCCCGATGGTTCTTTAGAATTTTTGAAGCACAGGAAGTGATCTGACCTTCGATGGTTAACACATCCTTGACAGCGATCACCATGCCAGCCAACGGCCCGGCCGTTCCATCGGCAAGCTTTTTCTGTACCTGATCAGCCTGGTTCCGGGCCAGATCATCAAATGTTTCGAGATAACAATTCAGAGCCGCTTTTTCACGGATGGCATTCAAGTAATGATCAACCACCTGGCGACAGGTGAATTCTCCAGAAGTCAGCCTTGACCGGTAATCGCGGTAAGATGAATAAGTAAACGACATCAATCAGTTATCGGTAGTCTTGGTTGGGGGTGGGGTTTTCTTGTCCGTTTTAGCAGGATCTGCTTCGACTTCCTTTTGGATATCGCTTGCAGCTTTCTTGAATTCACTCATGCCCTGTCCAAGCGATTTTGCGAATTCAGGGATCTTCTTACTGCCAAAAAGAATCAGAAATACAATGAGAATGAGGATGATTTCCCCGCCACTCAGTCCGAACATAGTGGTTTCCTTAATAAATCAACGAAAGTAGGTCGGTTGCCAGCCAGAATCAAGAAAACCGGGGGTCAATTACCGCCGATAAATCTGCTTTCGAGCACCTCTCCGGTGGTTGCATCGGCAAAAATCCTGAACTGTGGATTGGGTTTCGTTGGCACGAACACATCAAACTTCCAGACGTAGTGGTAGCGGATTTCGGTCGAGGCCGGGGTCATTTCCTGACCGGGGACGTCGGTTCGCCGGCGGTAAACAACCAAAGCCTGCTGGTCACCACTGCTCAGCTGATCGGCTGATTGGATGACATAAACCTGGTTTTTACCATCCTTCATGTAATCAATCTTATGCTGGACCAGATTTTTGCGGATTTCTTCGGCAGCGACCCATTCGGGTGAAATCATGGGTCGGTCTGGCAGTACGGTTGAACGCAGCATTCCCACTTCACCAAAACGGGAAATCACCACCTGAATGGTATTTATTTCCGGATTGATAAACGGGATCAGGGAAGGAAATGACTTTCTGAAGGTGAATTCGGTAAAATCATAACTCTCTGTGATATTTTCGGTTTGCAATTGACCCGATTTTACCTGAAACACATTGGAATACCGGTCAATAAATTGACGAAAACCGGCTTCCAGACCAGTTACCGGACGTGATGAGTCCGTATCACCGAACAAGCGGATTCCAGGGGAACCGTATTCCAGGGAAGAAAGTGCTGCGGACAGACTGTCAATACGGACCACCTGATAGGAGGCCCCTTCTGCCGTAAGCAACTGACTGATCTGTTGAGACAACAACCGGGAACCGGAAGGGTCCATGCGGACCACGGCCGGATAGGGGAACCGTGGTTCTGCCGGGCTGGTGCCAACCGACGGTCCTCCGGACTGGCAACCAACAGTGACTGCCAGCAGGACCGGCCAGACAAACCGGTTATACCGGGCGGGTTTCAAGAGACCGGATAATTGATTGCAAGAATCCCAAGCCATCGGTTCCTCCCACATTGGTTTCAACAGACCGTTCGGGATGAGGCATCATTCCGAACACATTTCCTTCACGGTTCACAATTCCGGCAATGTTGAGGGCAGAGCCGTTGGGATTACCCTCTTCATTGATGCTGCCATCGGCATCACAATACTGAAATACAATCTGCCGGTTATCCTGCAGACCGGCCAGGACATCATCCTGGGCGAAGTAGTTCCCTTCCCCGTGTGCAATGGGAACCCGGATAATCTGACCAGGCTGATAGGAGGATGAAAAGCGTGTGTTGGCGTTGGACACCTTCAGGTTCACATGCCGGCAGATGAACTTCAGGGATGTATTGGGAAGAAGAACGCCCGGCAACAACCCGGATTCAACCAGGATCTGAAAGCCATTACAGACGCCGGCCACCAACCCTCCCTTTGAAGCAAACCGGACCACCTCCTTCATCACAGGAGAATACTTGGCGATTGCACCGCACCGCAGGTAATCCCCGTAAGAAAATCCGCCGGGCAGGAAAACCAGATCCACATCACCAAGATCGGAATCCTTATGCCAGATGAGCCGTGCCGTTTGCCCGGTCACCGTCCCCCAGGCATGGAGGGCATCATGATCACAATTGGAACCGGGAAACTGAATAACACCAACACGAATGCTCATGCAGAGACCTTTTCAAGGGTGAATTCGAAATTTTCCATCACCGGGTTGGCCAGAATCTTCTGGCAGATTTCCTTCACTTCACGTCGGGCGGTTTCCTCATCAGGCGCATTGATCATCACTTCCACAAATTTTCCGATTCTGATCTGGTCGACCGAATCATAGCCAAGAGAATGAACGGCATGCTGAACGGCTTTTCCCTGCACATCCAGGATTGAAGGTCGCAGAACCACCGTAATTTTTGCTTTATACATAGTATATCCTGTCAAGTCAGGCAATGGGTTTTTTAAAAAATCGGACCGGATATCTGAACAGACCAATCAGGAGGTAACCGGTCATTCCGACGAGCAGTCCACGTTCCCTGAAAATGATAACCAGCAGCAGAAAGATAACAAAGGAAGTAAAGGCCAGTGGTTTCTCCCTGATGGCCCGTGGTGTCAGCTTTGGAATGGTATCATATTTAACGGTGCTGACCATCAGCAGGGATAAAAAGATGACCAGAACCGGTAGCACCACTTTCAGGTCAAGGGGAATCCAGTCGGGATGATTCATCACGGTCAGAACCAGCGAGCAGATCACAACGGCCTGTCCCGGGATGGGAAGACCGCGGAAGTAGTCTTTGTCAAAACCGGTGAGCTGAACATTAAACCGGGCCAGACGAAGTGCACCGCAAATGGCAGGCAGGGCGCTGATGAGAATGCCCCAGAATCCGAAATTCTCAAGACCAAGCTGGTAGACCAGAAAACTGGGTGCGACCCCAAATGTCACCACATCACTTAAGCTATCCAATTCTACCCCGAATTGGGAGGCAGAGTTGGTGAGGCGGGCCATGAAGCCATCGAAAGCATCAAAAAACCCACCAAAGATGATAAACCAGGCGGCGTTGCCATAATTCCCTGCATGTGCCTGAATAATGGCATTGAACCCGCAGAACAGGTTCATGACAGTAAAGAAGTTGGGAATTACCGCTCTGGTAATTCTCATTTCACACCTTCCGGAATCAGGGCCACCACAGTTTCGCCGGCGCGGGTGATGTCCTGTGGTTTAACCTTTATTTCCCAGGAGGCTGGAACAATGATATCGACGCGTGAACCAAATTTGATCATTCCGAACCGGGTTCCCTTGGTCACGGTTTTTCCCACTTCAATATCGGGGTACACGATCCGGCGGGCCACAAAACCGGCAATCTGCTTAAAAAGAACCTTGTTTTTGCCGTTTTCTATTCCGATTTCACTCCGTTCATTTTCCTCAGAGGCCCGGTCTTCCCAGGCTTTCAGAAACAGTCCCGGATGGTATTTCAGCAGTGTGACCGTTCCGTTCATGGGAATCCGGTTTACGTGAACATTCAATGGCGACATAAAAACGGCCACCAGAGTTGCTGGGCCACCGATAAATTCATCGTGATCCAGTTTTTTAATCATTACCACGGTTCCGTCGGCAGGAGAAACAATGGCGGAAGGATCAGAATCGGTTTTACGCTCGGGATCCCTGAAGAAATTGAGGGCAAAACCAATAAAGGCAATGACCAGCAGATCGACCAGCAAGGTCAGTCCGGGAACCCAGGAAAGAAACCAGTGAACCAGTATGGCAACAGACAGAGCAATCAGTACACTCTTGAGGAATGTTGAACGGCCATAGGGGGTGATCATTTATTTACAGCTCCTGTAATGCGGGAAAGTACTTCCTGATAGGTTTCTTCGACAAGTCCAAGATCGAACCGGAACCGGTCTTTATCCATTTTCTCATTGGTAACGGCATCCCAGAACCGGCAGGTATCGGGCGAAATCTCGTCACCGAGGAGGATTTGATTCTTATGTACGCCAAACTCCAGTTTAAAATCGACCAGTTTCAGCCGACGATCAAGAAAGAAAGCCGAAAGAAGCTGATTAATCTGGAGCGCCTGCTTTTTCATCTCGGCCAGTTGTTCCCGGGTGGCCAGATTAAACATGACCACATGATCGTCATTCATCAGGGGATCACCAAGGGAATCATTTTTATAGTAGCACTCAATGATTGGCTGACCAAGCACCATTCCTTCTTTGATGCCGTATCGTTTTACCAGCGAGCCGGCTGCGACATTCCGCACCACCAATTCAACCGGAAGAATGGTCAGGCGTTTAATGAGCATCTCGCGGTCGCTCAGTTTCCTGACGTAATGCGTTGGAATTCCCTTCGATTCGAGCAGCGTGAAAAGGGCCGAGGAGATGGTATTGTTAACCACGCCCTTGTCGGCAATCTGGCCTTTTTTCAGGCCATTGAAGGCAGTGGCATCATCCTTGAATTCCTGGATGACCAGATCAGGATCGGTGGTGGCAAATACTTTCTTTGCCTTTCCCTCATAAATGAGAGTCGTTTTTTCAGCCATGGTTGGTTAGTCTCCGAGTCCGACCCGCCGGAAGATGGCATCCACATTCCGGATGCTTTTGCGGATATCGAACAATGAATCGAGTTCATCTGGGGTAAAATACTTCATGATTTCCTGATCTTCCAGCAGGTAATCTTTAAAGGCGCGGCGGGTTTCCCAGGTTTTCATGGCGTTGCGCTGTACCATGAGGTAGGACGCTTCCCTGCTGACTCCTTTGTTGGTCAGGGCAATCAGCAGTGTTTGAGAGAACGTAAGTCCGTGGGTGATTTCCAGGTTTTTCAGCATGGAATCCGGATAAACAATCAGACGGTCCAGCACATCGGTGATCAGGGCCAGCATATAATCGAGGAGAATGGTGCTGTCGGGTATGATAATCCGTTCCACGGATGAATGGCTGATATCACGTTCGTGCCACAGAGCCACATTTTCCATGGCCGCCATGGCATTTCCACGAAGGACCCTTGCCAGGCCGGCAACCCTTTCACAGGTGATCGGATTTCTTTTATGAGGCATGGCAGAGGAGCCTTTTTGCCCTTTTGAGAAGTATTCCTCTGCTTCCAGAACCTCGGTTTTCTGCAGATGCCTGATTTCGGTAGCAAATTTTTCAAGAGAGGAACCAATCACGGCCAGCACCGACAGGTATTCGGCATGCCGGTCCCGCTGAATGATCTGTGTACTGACCGGAGCTGGTTTTAATCCCAGCCGGGCACAAACTGCTTCTTCAATTTCCGGGGACAAATGCTCAAAGGTTCCTACTGCACCGCTGAGCTTACCGACTGCAATACGTCCGGTGGCAGCCTGAAGGCGCTCAATATTCCGTCTTGTTTCATCGAACCAGAGTGCCAGTTTTAATCCGAAAGTTACCGGTTCTGCGTGGATGCCATGAGTACGGCCAATCTGCAGGGTGTATTTGAACTCCTTCGCCCTGCGTGCAAGCACATCGCGCAGGGTTTCGAGATCCTTCAGAAGAATGCCGGAAGCCCGGACCATCTGCACGGACAACCCGGTATCGAGGATATCGGATGAGGTCATTCCCTGATGGACAAACCGGGACGGTTCACCGATATAACTGTTCATATCGGTCAGAAAGGCGATTACATCGTGCTTAACGGTTTTTTCGATCTCGAGGACCGAGTCGGTATCGAAATTGGCCTTTTCCCGGATGGCACGTGCCGCTTCAACCGGAATTTCTCCCCGTTCGGCCCTGACTTCACAAGCCAGTATTTCGATTTCCATCCAGGCTTTGAATCTGGACTCTGTGGACCAGACTTCACCCATTTCATGACGGGTATACCGTTCAATCATGTTTTACTTTCCATCAGGCCTTCTGGCCAGTGTTACCGTTTTTTTAATGTCTTTTCCATCTCTGACAATATCGAGATCCAGCTTATCCCCAGGCTTGGAATCACGCTGAAAGATCAGCAGATCATTCGAGGTGCGGATGGGCAGATTGTTGATTCGGGTAATCACATCGGCCGGTCTGACGTCGGATTTTTCTGCCGGACTTCCGTTTTCCACTTCAACAACCACAACGCCTTCGACATTTTTCAGGTTAAAGTATCTGGCGACCGCCGGGTCCAGGGTCTGGACTTTCAGGCCAGACCAGAATGACCGGTCCACTTTTCCGGTGGCCTTCAGTTCTTCCACGATAGATTTGGCCCGGTTAATGGGAATGGCGAATCCAAGACCGATGTTACCCTGATTGAACTGACCGCCTGTGTAAATGAAACTGTTGACACCGATGACCTCGCCGAGCGCATTACAGAGCGGACCGCCCGAGTTACCCGAATTGATGGCGGCATCGGTCTGAATCATGTCCCGGTAAATCCGGTTTTCATTCATAACAAAATTCATGCGGGTATTTGAAACCACTCCAACGGTAACCGTTGGCTGGTCGTTGATGTCGAAAAGTCCGAAGGGATTCCCGAGAGCAATGGCCCACTCGCCCACCATTACCTGATCGGAATTGCCCAATTCCAGAAAAGGAAGGTTTTTGCCATCCACCTTCAGCAGGGCGATATCTGAGATCGGATCGGATCCGACGATTTCAGCATCGAATTTCCGGCCACCTGGCAAGGTTACAATGATTTTGCTGGCGTTTCCTGCCACGTGATAGTTGGTCAGAATGTATCCATCGGGAGAAATGATAAATCCGGAACCCAGTCCCTTCACCTCGTACTGCTGTGAACGGCGTTGCTGAAAGAAATGATTGAAAAACGGGTCGTTCCGGAACAAATCGGCAAATGGGTCGCGGTATTCGCGGATTTCGGTCACATTAATTCCTACCACGGCCGGACTGATCGCCCTGACTGCAGTGGTTATCACCGTTTGCCTGGACTCATAGATGACCTGATTAACTGAATCACGGGTCAGTCTGGTTGGTTCGGGCGTGGTAATGACTGTCGCCTCGGGAACACCGGGCTGCTCATGGGCAGGCACGGGTTGTTCCTGTGGCTGACAGGCAAGAAGTAAGGTTAGTAGTGGGGTGAACATCATCGGGTATCCTCTCATGGTTCTATCCTTAAGAAGTGAAGAAAGCACCATTAAGTCCCGGTTTTACTTGTTTTTGTTCCAATCCTTCAGAAAACGCTCGATCCCGATATCGGTAAGCGGGTGTTTTACCAACTGATCAAACACTTTGAAAGGCATGGTGGCCACATCGGCCCCGATCATGGCCGCATCAACGATGTGGAGCGGATGCCGGATGGAAGCAACAAGCACTTCGGTTCTGAAGTCATAATTGCGGTAAATGGTGACAATCTGATGGATCAGTTGCATTCCATCCTGCGAAATGTCATCGAGCCGACCGACAAAGGGAGATATAAAGGTGGCCCCGGCTTTTGCAGCCAGCAAGGCCTGAGAAGGCGAAAAGCAAAGAGTCACATTGACCATTCCACCTTCACCAGTGATGGTTTTACAGGCCTTCAGGCCGTCTTTGGTCAGGGGTACTTTGATGGTGACATTGGAGGCAATTTTCCGGAGAACTTCAGCTTCTTTCATCATTCCGGCGTAATCGGTTGAGATGACTTCGGCTGAAACCGGACCCGGGACCAGTTTACAGATATCGGCGATATGACCGTGGAAGTCCTTAACACCTTCTGCTGCAACAAGAGAGGGATTGGTGGTGACGCCATCGAGAATTCCGAGACTGGCGGCCTCCCTGATTTCATTGAGATTGGCAGTATCAATAAAAAATTTCATGGTGAAACCCGGATTCGTCAATAAAAAAAATCCTGAAGTAAGCTACCCGGTATCACCCAAGTTGTCGACCTGCCGTTGCTTCCTTCCGGACCTGGCGGGGTTCGGTGAGTCCTCGTCGCACCGGACTTACTTCAGGAACGGCAAAGGTAGGAAACCGCGCCGACGGATTCAAATCGGTGCATGGAGTTCATGCGATCGGACCCCGTTAACGCTCCGGAAGCGGTTATTTAAGCCCCAGTTCCTTGCACATCCGGTAGAAGTTTGAAGGAGCCAGCCCCAATTTTTCGGCGGCTCTTGAGTCGGAACTGGAGATGCTGCGCACGTAGGAAAAGTACTTTTTCCTGAAAATCCGTTCCATATCCCGAAAGGGCAAAACCTGCGTTCCGATCAGGTTATCGAAGTTGTTTTCCTCTTTGGATACCAGGTTATTCCTCAGAATCATCGGGTCAGAGACATCGGCTGCCGATATGTAACCGCTGGTATTCAGAACCAGTCGCTGAGCCACATTCCTGAGTTCCCTGACGTTCCCTGGCCATTTGTAATTTCTCAATATTTCCCGTGCCATGTCGTCAATTTCTGGAATGAGGACATTCATATCGGTACAGAACTGTCTGACGAAGTGCTCGAACAGCAGGATGATATCATCTCCTCTGGATTTCAGCGGAGGAATCTCAATCGGGATCACATTGAGCCGGTAATACAGATCTTCTCTGAACCGGTTATTGTTCACCTCGGCTGCAAGGTCTTTGTTCGTGGCAGCAATGATGCGGACATTGACCGATTGCTTCTTTGTACGGCCGATTTTTTCAATTTCCCCTTCCTGAAGCACCCTGAGCAGCTTTACCTGTGCTGAAAGCGGAAGTTCGGCTACTTCATCCAGAAAGATGGTTCCGTTGTTTGCAATTTCGAATAACCCCTGTTTGCTTGATTGGGCACCTGTAAAAGCCCCCTTTTCGTATCCAAACAGTTCTGATTCAATCAGATCATCAGGAATAGAGCCGCAATTGATGGGTACAAAATTTTCATCACGACGATTGCTTTTCAGGTGGATATTCCAGGCCACCAGTTCTTTGCCGGTTCCGCTGGGACCGGTAATAATCACATTCGCGTCGCTTCGGGCATATTTATCAATGGCCTCTCTGACCTGCATGATGGCCCGTGATTCACCAATAATTTTTTTTGCTTCCAACTGGTTTTTCACGTTCTGACTGAGCTTTTTATCTGAGTGTGTTTTATGCTGCTCCAGTTTCTTCCTTTCGTGGGCATTGAAAATACTCAGAATAAAATCGGTCGGCTGATAAATGTAGTCTTCAATATTTCCCGGATACTTGGTACAATACCAATAGGCACCCGACTTAATGAGACTGTTGGCAAAATTATAATCGGTGATATTAATGGTCATTTTGGTAATGACGATAATCTGGATAAAAGGATCAATTCTTTTAATTTCTGAAATTAATTCTTCACCGCGCAATCCACCTGAAATCTGATAATCCATGATCACAATGTCGACGCCATCCGAATTATCTTTCAACCAGTCAATGGCTGCTTTTCCATTGGAAACCACCGATCTGATTTTTAGCCGGTCGGCGTAGTAGTTAAGGGTATTCTTCACCCTGCGGACATCGAAATCCTCATCTTCCACCAATAAAATATTGATCATTTCGGCCACTCCAGCCATACCTACCTCAATGTTTGATTATCATGGTAAACCGACAACCCTCTGGTTGCAGGTTTTCGGCTTTCACAGTCCAGCCACATTTTCCCACGGCTAACTGCCAGGCAATGTAACACCCATAACCCGCGCCGGATGCGGTAACCACCTTGGTTGATTCATTTTCCTGAAATAATCGGGGTACACCATTCTCACCCGGATCGAGCAGCCAGGGTTTGATGCCCACACCATTATCCTGAATGGTAATGATGGTTTGATT from Bacteroidota bacterium harbors:
- a CDS encoding phosphatidylserine decarboxylase family protein, which encodes MITPYGRSTFLKSVLIALSVAILVHWFLSWVPGLTLLVDLLVIAFIGFALNFFRDPERKTDSDPSAIVSPADGTVVMIKKLDHDEFIGGPATLVAVFMSPLNVHVNRIPMNGTVTLLKYHPGLFLKAWEDRASEENERSEIGIENGKNKVLFKQIAGFVARRIVYPDIEVGKTVTKGTRFGMIKFGSRVDIIVPASWEIKVKPQDITRAGETVVALIPEGVK
- a CDS encoding phosphoribosylaminoimidazolesuccinocarboxamide synthase, with the protein product MAEKTTLIYEGKAKKVFATTDPDLVIQEFKDDATAFNGLKKGQIADKGVVNNTISSALFTLLESKGIPTHYVRKLSDREMLIKRLTILPVELVVRNVAAGSLVKRYGIKEGMVLGQPIIECYYKNDSLGDPLMNDDHVVMFNLATREQLAEMKKQALQINQLLSAFFLDRRLKLVDFKLEFGVHKNQILLGDEISPDTCRFWDAVTNEKMDKDRFRFDLGLVEETYQEVLSRITGAVNK
- a CDS encoding adenylosuccinate lyase; translated protein: MIERYTRHEMGEVWSTESRFKAWMEIEILACEVRAERGEIPVEAARAIREKANFDTDSVLEIEKTVKHDVIAFLTDMNSYIGEPSRFVHQGMTSSDILDTGLSVQMVRASGILLKDLETLRDVLARRAKEFKYTLQIGRTHGIHAEPVTFGLKLALWFDETRRNIERLQAATGRIAVGKLSGAVGTFEHLSPEIEEAVCARLGLKPAPVSTQIIQRDRHAEYLSVLAVIGSSLEKFATEIRHLQKTEVLEAEEYFSKGQKGSSAMPHKRNPITCERVAGLARVLRGNAMAAMENVALWHERDISHSSVERIIIPDSTILLDYMLALITDVLDRLIVYPDSMLKNLEITHGLTFSQTLLIALTNKGVSREASYLMVQRNAMKTWETRRAFKDYLLEDQEIMKYFTPDELDSLFDIRKSIRNVDAIFRRVGLGD
- a CDS encoding trypsin-like peptidase domain-containing protein, encoding MRGYPMMFTPLLTLLLACQPQEQPVPAHEQPGVPEATVITTPEPTRLTRDSVNQVIYESRQTVITTAVRAISPAVVGINVTEIREYRDPFADLFRNDPFFNHFFQQRRSQQYEVKGLGSGFIISPDGYILTNYHVAGNASKIIVTLPGGRKFDAEIVGSDPISDIALLKVDGKNLPFLELGNSDQVMVGEWAIALGNPFGLFDINDQPTVTVGVVSNTRMNFVMNENRIYRDMIQTDAAINSGNSGGPLCNALGEVIGVNSFIYTGGQFNQGNIGLGFAIPINRAKSIVEELKATGKVDRSFWSGLKVQTLDPAVARYFNLKNVEGVVVVEVENGSPAEKSDVRPADVITRINNLPIRTSNDLLIFQRDSKPGDKLDLDIVRDGKDIKKTVTLARRPDGK
- the fsa gene encoding fructose-6-phosphate aldolase, with the translated sequence MKFFIDTANLNEIREAASLGILDGVTTNPSLVAAEGVKDFHGHIADICKLVPGPVSAEVISTDYAGMMKEAEVLRKIASNVTIKVPLTKDGLKACKTITGEGGMVNVTLCFSPSQALLAAKAGATFISPFVGRLDDISQDGMQLIHQIVTIYRNYDFRTEVLVASIRHPLHIVDAAMIGADVATMPFKVFDQLVKHPLTDIGIERFLKDWNKNK
- a CDS encoding sigma-54-dependent Fis family transcriptional regulator, which translates into the protein MAGVAEMINILLVEDEDFDVRRVKNTLNYYADRLKIRSVVSNGKAAIDWLKDNSDGVDIVIMDYQISGGLRGEELISEIKRIDPFIQIIVITKMTINITDYNFANSLIKSGAYWYCTKYPGNIEDYIYQPTDFILSIFNAHERKKLEQHKTHSDKKLSQNVKNQLEAKKIIGESRAIMQVREAIDKYARSDANVIITGPSGTGKELVAWNIHLKSNRRDENFVPINCGSIPDDLIESELFGYEKGAFTGAQSSKQGLFEIANNGTIFLDEVAELPLSAQVKLLRVLQEGEIEKIGRTKKQSVNVRIIAATNKDLAAEVNNNRFREDLYYRLNVIPIEIPPLKSRGDDIILLFEHFVRQFCTDMNVLIPEIDDMAREILRNYKWPGNVRELRNVAQRLVLNTSGYISAADVSDPMILRNNLVSKEENNFDNLIGTQVLPFRDMERIFRKKYFSYVRSISSSDSRAAEKLGLAPSNFYRMCKELGLK